The sequence CCTCGTGGGGCAGCCACATGGCGTTGAGCGTGCCGCGGTGCGGGCCCGAGATGGAGACGAAGCGCCGGACGCGCGCGCGGCCGCGGCCGCGCTGGATGTAAAAGCGTGTCACAAGGGCGCCCATGCTGAAGCCGACCACGTCCACCGCCCCGCAGGGCGCCCCGGCGAGCGTGGACTCCACGGCGGCGTCGAGCTGGGCGGCGAGGCGCTCGATGGACGCACGGCCGTCGTTGGGGACGAGATCGAAGGCGCGGGCGCGATCGACGCCGCGAGCCGCAAGCCCGGCGCGCAGGCAGTCGATGCGCGCCGCCGAATCCCAGATGCCGTGCACCAGCAGGACGGGCGGCTTGCTCATGTCGTCGAGGAGTACGGCGCGGGCGGGCGCCGTCAAGGCCGCGCGACCGCAGAAGCGCGCGTAACTCGGCGTAGCCTGCGGGCGGTGCGGGTCGAAATGACAGGATCCAGACCCGGGACGCCCTTCGCGGCGCCAGCCGATTCGCCTGCTTCGGCGGGCGCCAGGTCAACAAGGGAAGGACCCACCGAGACGGCATCTCGGCGGTTCACGGGCGATCGTGGCGACGACGGCCAGGCCCGGGTAGATTCGCGCGATGCACCTCACCGACGCCTCGATCGGCGCGACTCACGTGCTCCTCTCCGGCGCCCGCGCCGCGATCGAGATCCGCTGTCCAGGCCCCGGCGTCCTGCGTGTGCGCCACGCCCCCTCGTCCGCCGTGACGAGCTTCACGCACCCCGAGCTGCCTCCCAAGCGCTCCTTCGCTGTGGTGGCCGAAGGCGCGTTGCCGCTCTCCGCCCGTCGCGAGGGCGACGCGCTCCACGTGAGCGCCGACGACGTCTCTCTCGAGGTATCGCTCACCTCGGGCACATGGATCTTCAGCGACGGACAGGGCCGCATCCAGGCGCGGTGCGAGGCGGTCTCCGGAGAGGTCCGGCCGGCGTTCCCCGTGGACGAGCTCCGCTCCCGGCTCTCGCTCGCGGCGCCGCCGGGCGAGGCCTACCTCGGGTTCGGCGAGAAGGTCGGCCCGCTCGACAAGCGCGGCCTGCGATTCACCTTCTGGAACACCGATGCTTTTCCGCCGCACGTGGAGTCCGACCCGCTCTACGCCTCGATTCCTTTCTTCATCGCCCTCCGCGGCGGGGTGGCCTGGGGCCTCTTCCTCGACGAGCCGTGGCGCTCGGAGGTCGATATCGCCCTCGACGATCCCACGCGCATCGAATGGGAGTCGCGGGGCCCCGAGCTCGACGTCTACCTCCTGGCCGGCCCGCACCCGGCCGACGTCCTGAGGCGCTACGCCGCGCTCACCGGGCGCCCGGCCATGCCGCCCCTCTGGAGCCTCGGGGCGCACCAGTCGCGCTGGGGCTACGAGACCGAGGACGACGTGCGCGGCGTCGTCCGCGGCTACCGATCGCGCGGCCTCCCGCTCGACGTTGTTCACCTCGATATCGATTACATGGATGCTTATCGGGTCTGGACCTGGGACCGCTCTCGCTTCCCCGACCCGGCGCGGCTCGCGCGCGAGCTCGCGGCCGAGGGCGTCAGGCTGGTGACGATCGTCGATCCGGGGATCAAGGCCGATGAGGGATATGCCGTCTACGAGGAGGCGAGAGAGAGAGACTACCTCGTCCGGCTGCCTCGCGGCGGCCCCCTCGTGGGAGAGGTCTGGCCCGACCCGGCGGTCTTCCCGGATCTCACACGCGAGGAGGTGCAGCGCTGGTGGGGCGATCTGCAGAAGCCCTTCGTCGACGCGGGCATCGCCGGCATCTGGAACGACATGAACGAGCCTGCGTGCTTCTCCGTCCGCCCGGACAGGGGCCTGCCGGCGCCGAGCGGCGGGCGCACCGCGGGCCTCGGCCCCATCGAGGGCAGCACGCTCCCCGACGACGCGCGCCACGGCGCCCGGCGCCACCTCGAGGTCCACAACGTCTACGGACTCGGCATGTCGCGCGCCGCCCACGAGGGCCTCGCGCGCCACGCGCCGGGGCGGCGCCCCTTCGTGCTGACGCGCGCCGCCTTCGCCGGCATCCAGCGCTACGCCGCTGTGTGGACGGGCGATTTCGCCAGCAACTTCACGCACCTGGAGGCGTCCATCCCGATGCTGATCGGCCTCGGCCTCTCGGGCGTGCCGTTCGTGGGCGCGGACATCCCGGGCTTCACGGGGCGCGCGAACGGCGAGCTGCTCGTGCGCTGGATGCAGGCGGGGCTGTTCTATCCGCTGATGCGCAACCACGCGGCGAGGGGCAGGCCGGCGCAGGAGCCCTGGCGCTTCGGCGAGCCGTACCTCGGCCTCGCGCGCGCGGCGCTCGAGCGGCGCTACCGGCTCCTGCCGACCCTGTACACGCTCATGCACGAGGCGGCGGAGACGGGGATACCCGTCCTGCGGCCGCTGTCCTTCGCGGCGCCGGACGACCCCGAGGCGCTCCACGCCTCCGATCAGCTCCTGTTCGGCGGCGATCTGCTCGTGGCGCCCGTGGTGCGGCCAGGGCAGTCGAAGCGGCTGGCGTACCTGCCCGCCGGCGCATGGATGGATTTCGCCAACCTGGAGCGCGCGGGGAGCGTGGATCAGGGCGGGCGCCACGTGATCGCCGATGCGCCGCTCGGCGTGGTCCCCGTGTGGCTGCGCGCCGGAGGCGCGGTGGCGCTCACCGCGCCTCGGATGCACACGACGAGCGCCAGCTGGGAGGAGATCACGTGGCACGTCCACGCGGCGGAGCGCGTGAGCGGCCGCCTAGTCGAGGACGAGGGCGACGGCCACGGCGCGTCGCGCGTCACGCGGCTCGAGGGCGGCCTCGACGGCGCCGCGTTCGCGCTCGAGCGCAGCGCGACGGGCGATCTGCCGCTGGCGCGCGAGGTGGAGGTTATCCGCGTCCACGGCGTGCCGGCGCCGCGCTCCGTGGTCGGGGCCAGGTCGCACCGCGCGATCGACGGGGGCGTCGAGATCGAGGTCGCGGCCGACTGGCAGCGGATCGAGCTCCAGCTGTCCTGATCGCGGCAGCGCCGCGCGCCGGGGCGGTCAGCGGTGCTTCATCACCCAGTCGATCGCCAGCCGCACCCGCGTGGAGAGCAGCCGCCGTGACGGGTACACAGCGAAGAGCTCGCGGGGCTCGACGGTGCGCCCCGTGACCGTGAGCTCGACGAGCGCCTTGCCCTGCTGCTCGATCACCTCGCGGGGGGCGCAGACCACGCCGAGCCCCTGCGCCGCGGCCGTGATCGCCACCCGCGGGTCGTTCACGCAGAGCTTCGCGCGCGGCCGGACCTCCTCGATGGAGCCGTCCCGCCGGCGAAGGCGCCACGCAGCGCCCGGGTGGCTCAGGACCGCGGGCACGGACCCGAGCGACGCGCGCGCGAGCCGCGAACGGCCCTCGAGCGCGTCCTGCACGAGGCGCGGCGACGCGGCCAGCGCGTACGGGAGCGACCACATCCGCCGCGCCACGAGGTCGGCGTCCTGAACGGGCCCGGCGCGGAAGGCGAGGTCGATGCCCTCCTCGACAAGGGGGACGACCGCGTTCGTGAGCGTGAGCTCCAGCGACAGGCGCGGGTGCCGGGCGGCGAAGGAGAACAACGCCGGCGCGATCCGCTGCGCGCCCGTCATCACGGGCGCCGTCACCCGGAGCCTGCCCGCGGGCTCGTCCTCCCGATCCGCGGCCCTGTCGAGCACCGAGCCGAGCTCGTCGAGCAGGGGCCCGGCGCGCTCGATCAGCCGCGCGCCCTCGCCGGTGAGGCCGACGCGGCGGGAGGTGCGCTGGAGCAGCCGCACCCCGAGCGCCTCCTCCAGCTGCGCCACCCGGCGGCTCACGGTGCTCGTGGGCACCCCCATGCGCCGCGCGGCCTCCACGAAGCTCAGGTGGTGAGCGACGGCCGCGAAGAGCCGCACGTCCTCGAGGGAGATCATCCCGCTCATGGGATGGAGCATGCCACAACATCCCATGGTTTGCCCGAGGCGCGCGCGCTACCCCTCGCTCATGAACCTTGAAGATCAGCATGTGGTCGTCATCGGCGGCTCGTCGGGCATCGGCCTCGGCGTGGCCAGGGCCTGCCTCGAGCGCGGCGCGTCGCTGACGCTCGTGAGCCGCTCGCGCGAGCGCCTCGCGCGCGCCGCGGCCGAGCTCGGCGAGCCACGCCGGGTGCGCACCTTCGCGGCCGACGCGACGCAGGAGGCCGAGATGCAGAGTCTGTTCGACGAACATCCGCCGGCGCGCCATGTGGTGGTGACGGCGGTGGAGGGGCATTATCAGCCGATTCGCGCGCTGGACATCGCCGCGGCGCGCCGCGTGATCGACTCGAAGCTCGTGGCGGCCCTCCACGTCGCCAAGCACGCGCGGATCGAGCCGGGCGGCTCGCTCACGTTCACGGCGGGGATCGCGGCGGAGCGGCCGGGGCCCAGCGGGGCGGTCGTGGCCGCGGTGAACGGGGCGCTCATGGCGCTCGCGCGCGCCCTGGCCGTGGAGCTCGCGCCGGTGCGCGTGAACGCGCTGTCGCCGGGCTGGGTCGACACGCCGGTCTGGGACTCCCTCGCGGGCGGCGCCAAGCAGGAGCGCTTCGAGCAGCACGCGCGCCGCCTCCCCGTCGGCCGTGTCGGCGCGCCCGCGGACATCGCCCACGCCGCGCTCTTCCTCATGGGGAACGGGTTCACCACCGGCGAGGTGCTGCGCGTCGACGGGGGACACCGCCTCGTCTGAGCGTGAGCCCGCCCAGGGAGGTGGCCGGATTCGATACGTGCGAAACCGGGGAAGGCAAGCGCGGGAGGCGTGGGAAGCACGAAAAGCGCGGGAGGCGCGGGACGTGCGGGGAAGAGCCGTGGCCACCGCCTGTTCCATCGAACAAGGCATGTTCCACGAGCTTGCCGCAGCGCTTCACCACGCGATCGCCATGAGACGTGGTTGACAAAAGCCGCGAAGTATGGTTGTGCTACTGCTCCCTAGGAGTGCACCATGTACCCTCGTTCTTTCTTTCTTCTGACGTTCGCAGCCGCGGCCCTGGCGTGCTCTTCGGCGCCCGACGAGAGCAGCGGCCCCACCTCCGGATCCGGCGGCAGCAGCGGGACGCCCGCGAGCAGCAGCGGGACGCCGACGAGCGGCGTTAGCAGCTCGACCGGCGACGACTTCGGGACCATCACGGGGGGCAACGTGACCACCGGCGCCGGCGGCGGCGGCGGCGGCGATTGCAAGAGCGTCCTCGACGTCACCTATCGCGACTTCAAGGAGACGCACCCCGACTTCGAGATGGCCAGCTTCAGGGGCGACGAACCCCGTCGCCAGCTCATCGAGCCGACGCTCGACGGCGATCGGAAGCCGGTGTTCCTCGACTCGGTAGGCTGCTTCGCGCAGCTGCCGGCCCCGCTCGGCTGCAGGGACGGGGTCGGCACCCAGAAGACCATCACGAGCGAGGAAAGCTTCAACCAGTGGTACCGGGACGTGCCGGGCGTGAACATGACGTTCCCCAAGGAGCTCGCGCTCCAGGAGTCGCCGCCCGGATCGGGGCAGTACGTGTTCGACAGCGCGGATTTCTTCCCGCTGGCGCCGGAGGAGGGGTTCGGGATCACCCCGCCCAACAACGGCAAGAGACAGAACTTCCTCTTCACCACCGAGATCCACCTGATGTTCGGATACGTCGCCGGTCAGAAGTTCACCTTCCGGGGCGACGACGACATCTGGATCTTCATCAACGGCAAGCTCGCGCTCGACCTCGGCAGCATGCACGGGCCCGCGGAGAGCGTCATCGACTTCGATGCTCAGGCCCAGGATCTCGGCATCTTCCCGGGCAACAGCTACGCGATGGACATCTTCCACGCGGAGCGCCACACCGACGGATCGAACTTCCGCATCGAGACCAACATCTCCTGCTTCGTGCCCGTCGACATCCCCCTGTGAGGCATCCGGGCTCGGGCCGCGCCCTCCCGCAGGCCTGAGCCCAATTCGCCCGCCACGCGGATTCAGACGTCGAGCGCGATGTTGTTGGGGTTGGCGGCGTCGATCTTGACCGGCACGACCAGGCCCGGCTGCACGCGCGGGATCGCCATCTGATGGATGACGGCGAGGATGGCCGCGCGGTACGGGGGCGCGTTCGGGCGATACACCTCGAGGTCGACACGGCACTGCGGCTGGTAGTTGATCATCGTGCCGGTGGGCTGGACGATGAGCACGCGGGCCTGCGCGGGCAGGCCCGTCATGCGGAGGTTGGCCGCCGCTGTCTGCGCCTGGATCATCTCGTTCGCGCCCGCGAGCATCTTGTTCGCGTTCTTCATCATGGGCAGAAAGACGGTGACGAACACCACGGCCATGACGCCCAGCACGACGAGGGTGATCACGATTCCTAAGAGGGGACCAGCGATCGACATGGGAGCCTCCACACGACTGCGTTGACGGGCCGGCGGTCGGCGGAGCGTGGGGGAGGACCCCGAGCTGCGCGTCGCGCCGGCGAGGGAGCGACCGATGTCACGGGCTCCTCCGCGATCACCAGGGGAGCACGAAAGGGAGCCAGCGACAATCCTGCGGAGCGCGCCGCCCTCGGCGTGGCGTGGCCGCGGGGGAGGTGCGGCGATCGAAAAAGAGGCCAGATCCACCGAAAGCGCCGCCAGTGACGCGCTCCTCGGGCGGTGACAGGCTCGTCTCCCATGATCGATGACAAGAGGACTGGCCGATGACCAACCGCGTTGAACCACTCAACTTCAGCGATGAAGCGCGCTGGACCGCCCTGGCGGCCAGCTACGAGCGCTGGGCCGAGCCGTTGACGGCGGGCTTCGCGCGCGCGGCGCTGTCGCTCGCGGGCGGGATCGGGCACGGCGTGCGCGTGCTCGACGTCGCCGCAGGGACGGGCGCCCTGACCTTGGCCGCGGCCGAGGCGGGCGCGCGCGTGCTCGCGACAGACATCTCGCGCGGCATGTCGGCGCGCCTGCGCGAGCGATTGCAGCCCTTCGCAGGGAGCGAGGCGCGGGTGATGGACGGGCAGGCGCTGGAGGTCGAGGACGGGACCTTCGACGTGAGCTGCTCCGTCTTCGGCGTCATGATGTTTCCCGACTGGCGCCGCGGCATGGCCGAGCTCGTCCGCGCGACCCGGCCCGGGGGCCGGATCATCGTGGCGACCTGGTCGAGCCCGGAGGGGGCAGGCCCGGCGCCGCTCTTCCTGCAGGCCTATCGCCGCACCTTCCCGGACGCGCCGATCCATCCGCCGCCCCAGGGCATGACCGTGCTGTGCTCGCCGGAGGGCCTGAAGGCCGAGATGCTCGGGGCCGGGTGCGGCGAGGTCGCCGTGCACGCGGTCGAGGGCGCATGGGGCGGAGCTTCGGTGGACCAGCTCATGGAGGATCTCGACGAGATCCTGCGCTTCATGCCCCTCTACGTCGCGCTGGACGGCGATGGGCGCGCTCGGCTGCGCGGCCCGCTGCGCGCCGTCATCGAGCCCTTCGCCGAACCAGGCGGGGCCGTGCGTGTCCCGGTGACGGCGAACATCGCGATCGGCCGCAAACCCGGCTGACCATGGAATGCAGCGCGACCCGTCCTGTCGGGGCGCGCTGCGTTCCTTCTCGACGCGACGCCCGACGGGCCGCGCTGCCGTCCATGGAGAAGGGACCACATCCCGGCGCCGAGCCGGGCGTGGTCACCGGGTGAGCTTCACGACGATCATCGATTCAGACGCTTCGGGGCTCGAGATCGGTCCGGCGCCGAAATCGATCGTGCCCTTGAACTTCCCGACGGCGACAAGGGCTCCGTTCGGGCCGACGGCAATCTGGGATAGTCCTCCGTACTCGGACGGTTCGAACGCGACGTTGCAGAAGTCCTCGCCGCGCGGGTCGAGCCCGGCGACGAAGAGGCCCAAGAAATTCGTGGGCATCGTACCGCAACCGAGGTCCGTTCCCTCGAGGAAGGTGCCGGCGAGCCAGGTGTTGCCGGCGGCGTCGGCGGCGATCGCTTGCGCTCTCGCGGAGCTCCTGGCGAACATCGCGGAGCCACCGGCGGAGAGCCTGGCGACGGACACGTTGCTCCCGTCGCCCGTCAGCGTGGTGTCACCGACCGAGAACGTCTCGAAGAAGGAGCTGAGCGTGACCACGCCGCCTGCCCCGTCCAGGACCGTGCCGACGTGATCGTCACCGTCGACGCCGCCGAGCCTATGGCTCCATCGGTGCTCGCCGGCTGGATCGAGCGAGGCGACGAAGACGTCGGACGCCCCGTTCTCCGGGAGCCCCGCGGCGAGGAGCGGGCCGCCGCCGAAGTCGATGGAGCCATGGAAGCTCCCCCCGACGGCGATATTCCCCGCCGCGTCCAGGGCGAGGGTCTCGGCGATCGCGCCCCCCGGCCCGCCGAAGCTCTTGCTCCAGAGGTGGCCGCCCGACGCATCGAACCTGGCGACGAAGGCGGTTTGCGTCGTCACGTCGGGCAAGGGCCCGCCGCCGAGATCCATGGTTCGCACGTAGTCACCGGCGACGACGACGCCGCCCGCCGGATGGAAGCCGACGCTGCGGACCGCCACGGACTCCTCTCCGAAGTGCTTGCTCCAGACGTGCTGTCCCGAAGCGTCGAGCAGGACGACGAAGCCGCTCGAGTTCCACCCGTTCTGCACGGGGCCGCCGCCGAGATCGGTCGCTCCACCGAACCGGCCCCCGACAGCGATATTCCCCGACGCGTCGGCCGCGATGGCCAACCCGACCTGGGTCTCGATCCCGGAGAGATCGCCGAACCGCCGGCTCCAGAGGTGGTTGCCGAGCGGATCGAGCTTGAGGACGAACGCGTCGACGTCGCCCGTGCCCACGAGAGGACCGCCCCCGAAGTCGACGGTGCCATCGAAGCCTCCCGTCACGAGGATGTTGCCCTGAGCATCGACGGCGAGGGCGTGGGGCTCGACGTTGTCGAACTGGCGGGCGAAATCGAGCGCGAGGCAACCCGCCTCGCACACGGGAGCGCTGCCGCCCACGCCGACGCTGCTGCTGCTGGCGCTGATGCTGCTGCTGGCGCTGATGCTGCTGCTGGCGCCGCCTTCCCCTGTGTCCGGGCCGCTCCCAGACGTCTCTTCCCCATCGTCGACGCTGACGCTGACGTTGCATCCGAGCGTGGCCAGCACGGCCGCGAGAGAAAGATGCCTCAAATAAGACGCGATTCTGTTCATCCCTGCCTCCCTCGCCGCGACGATATCATCGTTCGAAGAGGGCACGGATGAGGCCCTCGGGAAAGCCGGATATCGACGCCGGTGCGCCCTCGGGACGCGCTTTGGGCCGGAGGTGCGACGGGCCGCGGCGCAGCGCGGCGGGGGGGCCGCGCGGCCCGGTATGGGATCGGGCCGCCGGGATCAGCCGGTCACGTTGTCCCACGCGACGGCGGTCGGCCCGAGGAGCGAGCGTCCGCCGCTCGCGATGACCTCTCGGTACCAGGAGAACGAATCCTTCGGGATCCGTCGCTGCGTGGCGTAATCGACGTAGACCAGGCCGAAGCGATCTTTATAGCCCTCGGCCCACTCGAAGTTGTCGAGGAGCGACCAGGCCCAGTACCCGACGACCGGAACGCCCTCCTGGACGGCCCGCGCCAGGCCGAGCAGGTACCGGTGCATGACGTCGATGCGCTTCGGGTCGTGCACCTTGCCGTCGAGGAAGACCTGGTCCCGCGTCGCCAGGCCGTGCTCGGTGATCCCGATGGGCAGCTTGTACCGCTCCCAGAAGTACCTCGAGCCCCAGTAGAGCGTGCTGGGGACGATCTGCAGCCAGTCGAGCGTCCCGCGCGGGTAGCCCGGCGGGGAGACGACGCGCTCCGGCCTGCCGTCCTTGCCCTGCCGCCACGTGCCCGCCGAGTACATGTTGAG is a genomic window of Sorangium aterium containing:
- a CDS encoding esterase/lipase family protein — protein: MSKPPVLLVHGIWDSAARIDCLRAGLAARGVDRARAFDLVPNDGRASIERLAAQLDAAVESTLAGAPCGAVDVVGFSMGALVTRFYIQRGRGRARVRRFVSISGPHRGTLNAMWLPHEGVQQMRPGSPLLRDLAADPDPWGPVEVHVLYTPFDVMIVPARSSELPGARTTRAVPVALHRWMLSDRRVLDSVAELLER
- a CDS encoding glycoside hydrolase family 31 protein; its protein translation is MHLTDASIGATHVLLSGARAAIEIRCPGPGVLRVRHAPSSAVTSFTHPELPPKRSFAVVAEGALPLSARREGDALHVSADDVSLEVSLTSGTWIFSDGQGRIQARCEAVSGEVRPAFPVDELRSRLSLAAPPGEAYLGFGEKVGPLDKRGLRFTFWNTDAFPPHVESDPLYASIPFFIALRGGVAWGLFLDEPWRSEVDIALDDPTRIEWESRGPELDVYLLAGPHPADVLRRYAALTGRPAMPPLWSLGAHQSRWGYETEDDVRGVVRGYRSRGLPLDVVHLDIDYMDAYRVWTWDRSRFPDPARLARELAAEGVRLVTIVDPGIKADEGYAVYEEARERDYLVRLPRGGPLVGEVWPDPAVFPDLTREEVQRWWGDLQKPFVDAGIAGIWNDMNEPACFSVRPDRGLPAPSGGRTAGLGPIEGSTLPDDARHGARRHLEVHNVYGLGMSRAAHEGLARHAPGRRPFVLTRAAFAGIQRYAAVWTGDFASNFTHLEASIPMLIGLGLSGVPFVGADIPGFTGRANGELLVRWMQAGLFYPLMRNHAARGRPAQEPWRFGEPYLGLARAALERRYRLLPTLYTLMHEAAETGIPVLRPLSFAAPDDPEALHASDQLLFGGDLLVAPVVRPGQSKRLAYLPAGAWMDFANLERAGSVDQGGRHVIADAPLGVVPVWLRAGGAVALTAPRMHTTSASWEEITWHVHAAERVSGRLVEDEGDGHGASRVTRLEGGLDGAAFALERSATGDLPLAREVEVIRVHGVPAPRSVVGARSHRAIDGGVEIEVAADWQRIELQLS
- a CDS encoding LysR family transcriptional regulator; translated protein: MLHPMSGMISLEDVRLFAAVAHHLSFVEAARRMGVPTSTVSRRVAQLEEALGVRLLQRTSRRVGLTGEGARLIERAGPLLDELGSVLDRAADREDEPAGRLRVTAPVMTGAQRIAPALFSFAARHPRLSLELTLTNAVVPLVEEGIDLAFRAGPVQDADLVARRMWSLPYALAASPRLVQDALEGRSRLARASLGSVPAVLSHPGAAWRLRRRDGSIEEVRPRAKLCVNDPRVAITAAAQGLGVVCAPREVIEQQGKALVELTVTGRTVEPRELFAVYPSRRLLSTRVRLAIDWVMKHR
- a CDS encoding SDR family oxidoreductase, which codes for MNLEDQHVVVIGGSSGIGLGVARACLERGASLTLVSRSRERLARAAAELGEPRRVRTFAADATQEAEMQSLFDEHPPARHVVVTAVEGHYQPIRALDIAAARRVIDSKLVAALHVAKHARIEPGGSLTFTAGIAAERPGPSGAVVAAVNGALMALARALAVELAPVRVNALSPGWVDTPVWDSLAGGAKQERFEQHARRLPVGRVGAPADIAHAALFLMGNGFTTGEVLRVDGGHRLV
- a CDS encoding fibro-slime domain-containing protein; the protein is MYPRSFFLLTFAAAALACSSAPDESSGPTSGSGGSSGTPASSSGTPTSGVSSSTGDDFGTITGGNVTTGAGGGGGGDCKSVLDVTYRDFKETHPDFEMASFRGDEPRRQLIEPTLDGDRKPVFLDSVGCFAQLPAPLGCRDGVGTQKTITSEESFNQWYRDVPGVNMTFPKELALQESPPGSGQYVFDSADFFPLAPEEGFGITPPNNGKRQNFLFTTEIHLMFGYVAGQKFTFRGDDDIWIFINGKLALDLGSMHGPAESVIDFDAQAQDLGIFPGNSYAMDIFHAERHTDGSNFRIETNISCFVPVDIPL
- a CDS encoding class I SAM-dependent methyltransferase; the protein is MTNRVEPLNFSDEARWTALAASYERWAEPLTAGFARAALSLAGGIGHGVRVLDVAAGTGALTLAAAEAGARVLATDISRGMSARLRERLQPFAGSEARVMDGQALEVEDGTFDVSCSVFGVMMFPDWRRGMAELVRATRPGGRIIVATWSSPEGAGPAPLFLQAYRRTFPDAPIHPPPQGMTVLCSPEGLKAEMLGAGCGEVAVHAVEGAWGGASVDQLMEDLDEILRFMPLYVALDGDGRARLRGPLRAVIEPFAEPGGAVRVPVTANIAIGRKPG